One window from the genome of Actinomycetota bacterium encodes:
- a CDS encoding helix-turn-helix transcriptional regulator, translating to MDEDGDAYAFRHALVQEALYDDLLPGERGSLHAAYAAALASRGGPAELGQLAYHAYAAHDTGAALLASVRAGMAAEAAFALAEAGEHYGRALELWPQAAEAAGANPLDRSALLLRAADAALLTGETDRAVT from the coding sequence GTGGACGAGGACGGCGACGCCTACGCGTTCCGCCACGCCCTGGTCCAGGAGGCGCTGTACGACGACCTGCTCCCGGGCGAACGGGGCAGCCTGCACGCCGCCTACGCCGCCGCCCTGGCGAGCCGGGGCGGGCCGGCCGAGCTCGGGCAGCTCGCCTACCACGCCTACGCCGCCCACGACACCGGGGCCGCCCTGCTCGCCTCCGTGCGGGCCGGGATGGCCGCCGAGGCGGCCTTCGCGCTGGCCGAGGCCGGGGAGCACTACGGGCGCGCCCTGGAGCTGTGGCCCCAGGCGGCCGAGGCCGCCGGCGCCAACCCCCTCGACCGGTCGGCGCTGCTGCTCCGGGCCGCCGACGCCGCCCTGCTGACCGGCGAGACCGACCGGGCCGTGACCC